From the genome of Flavobacterium luteolum, one region includes:
- a CDS encoding TerB family tellurite resistance protein, with protein MKKIIFGALLILFSMLPLKTNAQSAEIQQLILNIEKLSQFKKILTDMKKGYELLSGGYKMVKDMSEGNFSLHKTFLDALMQVSPAVKNYKRVGEIINFQILLVKESKNGLSRFLKSGNFSPKEITYFEKVYGNLLNQSLRNLDELTLVVTADKLRMSDDERLEAVDKIYLEMQDKLFFLRYFNSTSNLLALQRAKEGSDIQSSKSFYELKN; from the coding sequence ATGAAAAAGATAATTTTTGGAGCATTGCTGATTTTATTCAGCATGCTTCCCTTAAAAACAAATGCACAGTCAGCCGAAATTCAGCAGTTGATCTTAAATATCGAAAAACTCTCTCAGTTCAAAAAGATTTTAACCGATATGAAAAAAGGCTATGAACTTTTATCAGGCGGCTATAAAATGGTAAAAGATATGTCGGAAGGAAACTTCAGTCTTCATAAAACATTTTTGGATGCACTGATGCAGGTCAGCCCAGCTGTAAAAAATTACAAAAGAGTAGGTGAGATAATCAATTTTCAAATCCTTCTGGTCAAAGAAAGCAAGAATGGACTTAGCAGGTTTTTAAAATCCGGAAATTTCAGCCCTAAAGAAATCACATACTTTGAAAAGGTCTACGGCAATCTTTTAAATCAAAGCCTTAGAAATCTAGATGAACTTACCTTGGTCGTGACTGCAGATAAACTCAGAATGTCTGATGATGAAAGGCTCGAAGCGGTAGATAAAATTTATTTAGAAATGCAGGACAAGCTTTTCTTCTTGCGATATTTTAATTCTACATCTAATCTTCTGGCACTTCAGAGAGCAAAAGAAGGAAGTGATATACAGTCATCGAAGTCCTTTTACGAATTAAAAAACTAG
- the traJ gene encoding conjugative transposon protein TraJ, whose protein sequence is MKGLKFKKEIALTAILLLMPFAMSAQGIEEDMQSLHSVLDQLYDEMMPMCSNLIAVGQGIAGFGTIWYIASRVWRHIANAEPIDFYPLFRPFVIGFCIMIFPSVLALINGVMKPTVTATAAMVSGSNNAVAVLLKEKEKAIKETDPWKMYVGAAGNGDRDKWYKYTHDGADPSDESMLAGIGNDVKFAMEKASYSFRNSVKEWMSEVLRVLFEAAALCIDTLRTFQLVVLSILGPLVFGIAVFDGFQHTLTVWLARYINIYLWLPVANIFGSIIGKIQEMMLKLDISQVQSSGDTFFSRTDMAYLIFMIIGIIGYFTVPSVANYIVNAGGGGALGQKVTSMFGNSTASVVRSSSNAVGMAADAMGDADRRMTSSMAATAGSSPYFAEKGNFMAEKLKGNSN, encoded by the coding sequence ATGAAAGGCTTAAAATTTAAAAAAGAAATTGCTTTAACAGCAATTCTTCTTCTGATGCCTTTTGCAATGTCAGCACAAGGAATTGAAGAAGATATGCAGAGCCTGCATTCAGTCTTAGACCAACTCTATGATGAGATGATGCCAATGTGCAGCAATCTCATTGCAGTAGGGCAGGGTATTGCTGGATTTGGAACCATCTGGTATATCGCATCTCGGGTCTGGCGCCATATCGCAAATGCGGAACCGATTGATTTTTACCCTCTTTTCAGGCCATTTGTAATCGGATTCTGCATTATGATTTTTCCTTCTGTTCTTGCTCTCATCAATGGAGTTATGAAGCCCACTGTTACAGCCACCGCTGCTATGGTTTCAGGCTCCAATAATGCGGTTGCAGTACTGCTAAAAGAAAAAGAAAAGGCAATCAAAGAAACTGATCCTTGGAAAATGTATGTAGGTGCAGCCGGAAACGGTGACCGAGACAAATGGTATAAATATACTCATGACGGTGCTGATCCTTCAGATGAGAGCATGCTGGCTGGAATTGGCAATGATGTAAAGTTTGCTATGGAAAAAGCATCCTACAGCTTTAGAAACTCTGTAAAAGAATGGATGAGCGAGGTGCTCAGAGTTCTCTTTGAAGCGGCAGCTCTCTGCATTGATACCCTCAGGACATTTCAGCTGGTTGTATTATCGATTTTAGGGCCACTGGTTTTTGGAATAGCAGTTTTTGATGGATTTCAGCATACGCTAACAGTTTGGCTGGCGAGATATATAAATATTTATCTCTGGCTTCCTGTTGCCAATATTTTCGGAAGTATTATCGGCAAGATCCAGGAAATGATGCTCAAACTGGATATTTCACAAGTCCAAAGTTCGGGAGATACTTTTTTCAGCAGGACCGATATGGCTTACCTGATCTTTATGATTATCGGCATAATAGGATATTTCACTGTTCCTTCAGTAGCTAATTACATCGTTAATGCAGGAGGAGGAGGGGCTTTGGGGCAAAAGGTCACAAGTATGTTCGGAAACTCGACGGCTTCCGTGGTCAGAAGTTCATCTAATGCTGTGGGAATGGCTGCTGACGCTATGGGAGATGCAGACCGCAGAATGACAAGCAGCATGGCCGCAACAGCTGGAAGCAGCCCTTATTTTGCGGAAAAAGGGAATTTTATGGCAGAAAAACTAAAAGGGAATTCCAATTAA
- the traK gene encoding conjugative transposon protein TraK — protein sequence MFTKMKNIDSAFRYVRGFTMMVIVGCISICCYTVYKSFKTVGQMQDKVYILANGKALEAFASERKDNIPVEARDHVKTFHMNFFTLDPDDKVIKTNITKALYLADDSAKRIYDDLKENNFYSGIISGNISQTIQIDSVSIDTKEYPFRFKCYARQNIVRTTSVLKRSLITEGTLRNVSRSDNNPHGFLIERFYTLENKDLAVENRKQR from the coding sequence ATGTTTACCAAAATGAAAAATATTGATTCAGCATTCAGATATGTGAGAGGCTTTACAATGATGGTTATTGTGGGCTGTATATCGATTTGCTGTTATACGGTTTACAAAAGTTTTAAAACAGTAGGCCAGATGCAGGATAAGGTTTATATTCTTGCCAATGGAAAGGCTCTTGAAGCTTTTGCTTCAGAGAGAAAAGATAATATTCCCGTAGAGGCACGAGATCATGTGAAAACATTTCACATGAATTTCTTTACGCTCGATCCTGATGATAAAGTTATTAAAACCAATATAACAAAAGCTCTCTATCTGGCAGATGACAGTGCGAAACGAATTTATGACGATCTGAAAGAGAACAATTTTTATTCTGGAATAATATCAGGTAATATAAGCCAAACTATTCAGATCGACAGCGTAAGTATTGATACAAAAGAATACCCATTTCGGTTTAAATGTTATGCGCGCCAGAATATCGTCCGAACTACCAGTGTTTTGAAAAGAAGCCTGATTACCGAGGGCACTCTTCGAAACGTATCAAGAAGCGACAACAATCCACATGGCTTTTTGATTGAGCGATTTTATACTCTTGAAAATAAAGATCTGGCAGTTGAAAATAGAAAACAGCGATGA
- the traM gene encoding conjugative transposon protein TraM has product MEEKIISAGESKKRKMFLVLPLITLPFITFLFYILGGGQAEVKTAGNDIKKGFNFELPLPKFKEDSALDKMSYYDQAAVDSIKLHEQIKKDPNYSTGSLSDEDMDSYSKEDYETGNFSKERIGFNSTAIQNKNEQKVYEKLRALQKIINQPSPVNNYGQDMSEFEDNSSGIDPDAVKKLEGLMSSMSTPQEPDPELQQLGGMLENILDIQHPERVQDRLKQSSEDKKGKALSVNKKKEENNISSLQDNITYQNVPKSNAFYSLNEDSELEETQNSVQAVIHETQTIVNGSVVKLRLAHDILLHGTTIPKNTFLYGIAALKGERLEVKITNIQFKNSIFPVELAVYDMDGIDGIYIPGAIDRDVAKASAERSIQTLGLTGISESWGAQAAGMGIEAAKSLMSKKVKLIKVVVKAGYKVLLYDEKQKEVK; this is encoded by the coding sequence ATGGAAGAGAAAATAATTTCTGCAGGCGAATCTAAAAAAAGAAAAATGTTTTTGGTGCTTCCACTTATAACACTTCCTTTTATAACATTTTTATTCTACATCTTGGGAGGAGGACAAGCGGAAGTTAAGACAGCTGGGAACGATATTAAAAAGGGATTTAATTTTGAATTGCCTCTGCCCAAATTTAAAGAAGACTCAGCCCTTGACAAAATGAGCTATTATGACCAGGCAGCTGTAGACTCCATTAAACTTCATGAGCAGATTAAAAAAGACCCTAATTATTCAACCGGAAGCTTATCGGATGAAGATATGGATTCTTATTCTAAGGAAGATTATGAAACCGGAAATTTTTCCAAAGAAAGAATAGGTTTTAATTCTACGGCGATTCAGAACAAAAACGAACAAAAAGTTTACGAAAAATTAAGGGCTCTTCAAAAAATAATCAATCAGCCTTCTCCAGTCAATAATTACGGGCAGGACATGAGTGAATTTGAGGATAACAGTTCAGGAATTGACCCTGATGCGGTTAAAAAACTAGAAGGACTCATGTCATCGATGAGCACTCCTCAGGAACCTGATCCCGAACTCCAACAGCTTGGAGGCATGCTTGAGAATATTTTGGATATTCAGCATCCTGAGCGCGTTCAGGATCGCTTAAAGCAGTCCTCAGAGGATAAGAAAGGAAAAGCGCTGAGTGTAAATAAAAAGAAAGAAGAAAATAATATCAGCTCTTTACAGGACAATATTACATATCAGAATGTTCCAAAATCAAACGCTTTTTATTCTCTAAATGAAGATTCAGAACTGGAAGAAACACAAAATTCTGTGCAGGCAGTTATACATGAAACACAGACAATTGTAAACGGATCCGTAGTCAAGCTAAGACTGGCTCATGATATTCTTTTACATGGAACCACGATTCCTAAAAATACATTTTTATATGGAATTGCAGCTTTGAAAGGAGAGAGACTGGAAGTTAAGATTACCAATATCCAATTTAAAAATTCAATTTTCCCAGTCGAACTTGCTGTTTACGATATGGATGGCATAGATGGCATTTACATTCCGGGAGCAATTGACAGAGATGTTGCTAAAGCTTCAGCGGAACGTTCGATTCAGACTTTGGGTCTAACAGGAATCTCAGAATCTTGGGGAGCACAGGCTGCCGGAATGGGAATCGAAGCGGCCAAAAGTCTAATGAGTAAAAAAGTAAAACTCATTAAAGTTGTGGTAAAGGCCGGGTATAAGGTTTTACTATACGATGAGAAACAAAAGGAAGTAAAATAA
- the traN gene encoding conjugative transposon protein TraN — MKNFNWLFLVCWLLIALPSCAQFIKRDTGLNQNEFKNLLIGYSKTTSIVFPYAIKSIDRGSQDIIIQKAKGVENILLVKAAKQNFEQTNLTVVTADSKLYVFVLNYDEVCPDLNYKAEDLAAANDDVLFSIDNENKKKIEQSASLALSKKKKISFAKKSKFQISIEVNGIFIHEDVLYLRVAFENKSKINYDIDQLRFFIRDQKKSKRTASQEIEILPLFSTSLASVIPYKSEVMKVYALEKFTIPENKYLTLQLIEKSGGRHLELNIDNNRTAKVSPIP; from the coding sequence ATGAAAAATTTCAATTGGTTGTTTTTGGTTTGTTGGCTCCTGATTGCCCTGCCAAGCTGCGCACAGTTCATAAAGAGAGACACTGGTTTGAATCAGAATGAATTCAAAAATCTGCTTATTGGGTATTCAAAAACCACGAGCATTGTTTTTCCATATGCAATAAAAAGCATTGACAGGGGCAGTCAGGATATTATAATTCAGAAAGCCAAGGGAGTAGAGAATATTTTACTGGTCAAGGCCGCCAAGCAGAATTTTGAACAGACCAATCTGACAGTTGTTACTGCCGATAGCAAACTATACGTCTTTGTGCTGAACTACGATGAAGTTTGTCCAGATCTAAATTATAAAGCAGAGGACTTGGCAGCTGCAAATGATGATGTCTTATTTTCAATTGACAATGAAAACAAGAAGAAAATAGAGCAGTCCGCTTCCCTTGCATTATCAAAGAAGAAAAAGATCAGTTTTGCAAAAAAGTCAAAGTTTCAGATAAGTATTGAAGTAAATGGAATTTTTATTCACGAAGATGTTCTTTATTTAAGAGTTGCTTTTGAAAACAAATCCAAAATTAACTACGATATTGATCAGCTTCGCTTTTTTATAAGAGACCAGAAAAAATCAAAGCGAACTGCATCACAGGAAATAGAAATCCTGCCATTGTTTTCTACGTCATTAGCTTCTGTCATACCCTATAAGTCTGAAGTGATGAAAGTCTATGCACTTGAGAAATTTACCATCCCGGAGAATAAATATCTCACACTTCAACTCATTGAAAAAAGTGGGGGACGGCATTTAGAGCTAAATATTGATAATAATCGAACTGCTAAGGTATCTCCAATTCCTTAA
- a CDS encoding SCO family protein codes for MDNYSFLDKSAGIISESDFVEIISILRLSPKPGIKLCEFLKEQHPVYREKSMNDVIRMRGFLLYSFTFSETPESALIYIYEELQSSREPYLVAAAAAALRKTSCRKYEMSNLLLTALKNILNYDSYISFDTYYQQNPLVNKTSAVNEILKTIDWLDIYSVPILDDLVKLLAERKINTANSKILEQTIFRIKQNEQNPTDCCTIDYSRFISIMSEGAKKNKNRNVKRICFEDQDGYKMNFHDIFQKQFTLLCFFYTRCDNPLKCSLTISNFADLQRKLDRENSELPIKLAAISYDSIYDNPSRLKEYGKARGVTFSDQFKMLRVTDKFDSVADYFDLGVNYAGNIVNRHVIELYFLDPSGEILLRFERGQINNVEIIKEISNEIKLYNQRLRKPFEKIKSATRSFSTMIISILLLFIPKCPLCIAAYLSMFGAAGIQLTPYIKYLFPILLVFIAINLYSLYCMAVKKNNYIPLLLCAAGSALLIIFGYFISIKGFQIIAILLLFIGSILNASPQFSRKLKMN; via the coding sequence ATGGATAATTATAGTTTTCTTGATAAATCTGCAGGCATTATCAGTGAATCTGATTTTGTAGAAATTATTTCTATTTTAAGGCTATCTCCAAAGCCTGGCATAAAATTATGTGAATTCCTAAAAGAACAGCATCCAGTATATAGGGAAAAGAGCATGAATGATGTAATAAGGATGCGCGGCTTTCTTCTATATTCGTTTACGTTCTCCGAAACTCCAGAATCGGCGCTAATCTATATCTACGAGGAACTTCAATCCAGCAGAGAACCTTATCTGGTTGCAGCTGCCGCTGCCGCATTAAGAAAAACGTCATGCAGGAAATATGAAATGTCGAACTTGCTTTTAACTGCTCTGAAAAATATACTTAATTATGACAGTTATATATCTTTCGATACTTATTATCAGCAAAATCCATTAGTAAATAAAACATCAGCCGTAAACGAAATTTTGAAAACTATAGACTGGCTGGATATTTATTCTGTACCGATACTGGATGATTTAGTGAAGTTATTGGCAGAACGTAAAATAAACACTGCAAATTCAAAAATACTAGAGCAGACAATTTTTAGAATCAAACAAAATGAGCAAAATCCAACGGACTGCTGTACAATTGATTATAGTCGTTTTATAAGCATAATGTCCGAAGGTGCGAAAAAAAATAAAAATAGAAATGTAAAAAGAATATGTTTTGAGGATCAGGACGGATATAAAATGAATTTTCACGATATATTCCAGAAACAGTTTACTCTTCTCTGTTTTTTTTACACCCGGTGTGACAATCCTTTGAAATGCTCACTGACCATAAGCAATTTTGCCGACTTGCAAAGGAAACTGGATCGCGAGAATTCCGAGCTCCCAATTAAATTAGCTGCCATAAGCTACGATTCAATTTATGATAATCCTAGCAGGCTAAAAGAATATGGTAAAGCAAGAGGTGTCACTTTCAGTGATCAGTTTAAGATGCTGAGAGTAACGGATAAATTTGATTCTGTCGCAGATTATTTTGATCTCGGTGTAAACTACGCAGGTAATATTGTCAACAGGCATGTTATCGAATTATATTTTTTAGATCCCTCCGGAGAAATTTTGCTTCGTTTTGAAAGAGGCCAGATAAACAACGTGGAAATAATTAAAGAAATTTCAAATGAAATAAAACTATATAACCAGCGCCTGAGAAAACCATTTGAAAAAATAAAATCTGCAACCCGTTCCTTCTCGACTATGATTATTTCCATTTTGCTATTATTTATTCCGAAATGCCCTTTATGCATAGCCGCATATTTGAGCATGTTTGGTGCTGCCGGTATACAGCTTACTCCATACATAAAATACTTATTTCCAATACTGCTTGTTTTTATAGCAATAAACTTGTATTCGCTATATTGCATGGCAGTCAAAAAAAACAATTATATTCCACTATTGCTTTGTGCGGCCGGATCAGCTCTTTTAATAATATTTGGATATTTTATTTCAATAAAGGGATTTCAAATAATCGCTATTCTTCTTCTTTTTATAGGGTCAATATTAAATGCCTCGCCACAATTTAGCAGAAAACTAAAAATGAATTAA
- a CDS encoding tyrosinase family protein — translation MTIEFTFNQQNSGEFYIGYTPVKCSIRFLDISQNEQNSVIELSNSKTSEQKVSFYTGIQSAEKPALNFTVTSEDQTFDFLIGAKFNIKPFKDNNAEIKISSNGTPIQTVKTKIRLRKNANDLTSNERDLFLNAFYKLNSSGKYQKYLDMHNEAADREIHGRPSFLPWHRMYLLDLERQLQEIEPSVALPYWDFQAPAPKVFSTSFMGIPNTTAVGQLQFDSTNPLSKWRIANQPSLTRLPDFNAQSEKARVESYETTLGRRNGFLDFAQMEFNPHGNAHMSFDGAISDASRAPQDPLFFMLHCNVDRLWAQWQDLSLDNRLFDPADNAAYNQFTNRIGDLLKDTMWPWNELKGNGRPVTSPSGPMPASPLTLHPGKKPKVEDSIDYQGRITGIPLFFDYDSVPYRPMISNLGQAEIAGSLKLKHFENLELEISKNFNSSNEAIKDFKKASDFKDIIHSLSQMDMITDQETTKKTLDILKDSSSTTGMRVLALSKLTQVISVDEDEIKYILGLVANTKVHPDLRKQAFRTIQILAFSSPIFPLLKPEVIETFRGLIRDNNIEIRKLACGYLAKNKDEFIQRNLLNGIKNPAEAFLPEDLAVHLLGYDDHAAIYPELRKILEHSSNNDSRSEAAFLLAGDPLAQSLLLNVANNSKERFDVRKNSMLSLKEQNSNGFLKIAKDIILDNNENDQIRTLTIKTIDSDFDNKIIDEQFIGKLKEIKKEQVSKDLSKGIKSFIKNQPGNK, via the coding sequence ATGACAATAGAATTTACATTTAACCAACAAAATTCAGGAGAATTTTACATTGGATATACTCCTGTAAAATGCAGTATAAGGTTTCTAGATATTTCTCAGAACGAACAAAATTCAGTAATTGAATTATCCAATTCCAAAACTTCTGAGCAAAAAGTATCATTTTATACTGGCATCCAGTCTGCAGAAAAACCTGCTTTAAATTTCACGGTTACTTCAGAAGATCAGACTTTCGATTTTTTAATCGGCGCCAAATTCAATATTAAACCATTTAAAGACAACAATGCGGAGATTAAAATATCTTCAAATGGAACTCCAATTCAAACAGTCAAAACAAAAATTAGACTGCGCAAGAACGCAAACGACTTGACCTCAAATGAGCGTGACCTCTTCCTTAACGCTTTTTATAAACTAAATTCCTCCGGCAAATATCAAAAGTACCTTGACATGCATAATGAAGCTGCTGATCGCGAAATTCATGGACGCCCATCATTTTTGCCCTGGCACAGAATGTATCTATTGGATTTAGAGCGTCAGCTTCAAGAAATCGAGCCTTCCGTTGCACTCCCTTATTGGGATTTCCAAGCGCCTGCACCAAAAGTTTTCAGCACAAGTTTTATGGGAATCCCAAATACCACAGCCGTAGGACAGCTTCAGTTTGATTCCACTAACCCTTTAAGCAAATGGCGCATCGCAAATCAGCCTTCATTAACAAGATTACCAGATTTCAATGCTCAAAGTGAAAAAGCAAGGGTAGAAAGTTACGAGACAACTTTAGGCAGAAGAAATGGCTTCTTGGACTTTGCACAGATGGAATTCAATCCTCATGGCAATGCTCATATGTCTTTTGATGGAGCCATAAGTGATGCTTCTAGGGCCCCTCAGGATCCTCTTTTTTTTATGCTGCATTGCAATGTTGATCGTTTATGGGCGCAATGGCAGGATCTTTCATTAGATAATCGCCTTTTTGATCCAGCTGATAACGCGGCATATAATCAATTCACTAATAGAATTGGAGATCTTTTAAAAGATACAATGTGGCCATGGAATGAATTAAAGGGAAATGGAAGACCCGTCACATCACCAAGTGGGCCAATGCCTGCATCTCCTTTGACTTTGCATCCAGGCAAAAAACCTAAAGTTGAGGATTCTATCGACTATCAGGGAAGGATTACAGGTATTCCATTATTTTTTGATTATGATTCTGTTCCGTATCGACCTATGATATCAAATCTCGGACAAGCTGAAATCGCAGGATCTCTTAAATTAAAGCATTTTGAAAATTTAGAATTAGAAATTTCTAAAAACTTTAATAGTAGCAACGAAGCAATCAAAGATTTTAAAAAAGCTTCAGATTTTAAAGATATTATTCATTCATTAAGCCAAATGGATATGATAACAGATCAAGAAACTACAAAAAAAACTTTAGATATTCTAAAAGACAGCAGCAGTACAACGGGAATGAGGGTACTGGCTTTGTCAAAACTAACTCAAGTAATTTCGGTTGACGAAGACGAAATTAAATATATTCTGGGGCTTGTTGCCAATACTAAAGTTCACCCAGACCTAAGAAAACAAGCATTTCGCACAATTCAAATTCTAGCTTTTAGCTCACCGATATTTCCTCTTTTAAAACCTGAAGTAATCGAAACTTTTAGAGGCCTAATACGTGATAATAATATAGAAATCCGCAAATTAGCCTGCGGTTATCTTGCAAAAAACAAGGACGAATTTATACAGCGAAACCTCTTGAATGGAATAAAAAATCCTGCCGAAGCCTTCCTGCCGGAAGATCTGGCAGTTCATCTTCTGGGATACGACGACCATGCCGCAATCTACCCGGAATTGAGAAAAATCCTTGAACACTCAAGCAACAATGACAGCAGGTCTGAGGCCGCTTTCTTACTGGCAGGCGACCCTCTTGCGCAAAGTCTGCTTCTGAATGTTGCAAATAATTCTAAAGAGCGCTTTGATGTACGCAAAAACAGCATGCTGTCTTTAAAAGAACAAAATTCCAATGGCTTCTTAAAAATCGCAAAGGATATAATTTTGGATAATAATGAGAATGATCAAATAAGAACGCTCACCATTAAAACCATCGATTCTGATTTTGATAATAAAATAATAGATGAGCAATTCATTGGAAAGCTTAAAGAGATCAAAAAGGAGCAAGTTTCTAAAGATCTTTCCAAAGGCATAAAATCTTTTATTAAAAACCAGCCAGGAAATAAATAA